A single Henriciella sp. AS95 DNA region contains:
- a CDS encoding VTT domain-containing protein, with protein MQPESPSLPARRSRKALWFGLALGAAVILLFILGKTGVLGSLEQFIGRMQDLADTPWALPAVIALFCGAAFVGFPQFGLIGAAVVAFGPVYGALYSWIATLVSGAITFWLGRFSGEAAIARLSGRRTQKFTEFVSKNAFAASAIVRNVPTGPFLIVNMAFGAVRARFIAFFLGMAVGIIPKILLVTFAGQSLMAAIKGSPLLALGLALAAGVVFGAVWLYARQRRRAGKIVAVDVVESVDTRREKSD; from the coding sequence ATGCAGCCTGAGAGCCCCTCTCTTCCCGCGCGCCGTTCCCGTAAGGCGCTGTGGTTCGGCCTCGCGCTCGGCGCGGCGGTCATTCTTCTGTTCATTCTCGGCAAGACGGGCGTGCTCGGCTCGCTGGAGCAGTTTATCGGCCGGATGCAGGATCTTGCCGATACGCCTTGGGCGCTGCCTGCGGTTATCGCGCTATTTTGTGGGGCTGCCTTTGTCGGCTTTCCGCAGTTCGGGCTGATTGGCGCGGCCGTCGTCGCATTCGGTCCTGTTTACGGTGCGCTTTACTCGTGGATTGCGACCCTCGTGTCTGGTGCGATTACGTTCTGGCTGGGGCGGTTCAGCGGAGAGGCCGCTATCGCGCGCCTGTCTGGTCGCCGGACCCAGAAATTCACTGAGTTTGTTTCCAAGAACGCTTTCGCGGCAAGCGCCATCGTGCGCAATGTTCCGACTGGCCCATTCCTGATCGTGAACATGGCTTTCGGCGCCGTTCGTGCCAGATTCATTGCATTTTTTTTGGGAATGGCGGTGGGTATTATCCCTAAAATCCTGCTGGTCACCTTTGCGGGCCAAAGCCTGATGGCGGCCATAAAGGGGTCACCGCTTCTTGCGCTGGGGCTTGCGCTGGCCGCCGGTGTCGTTTTTGGCGCCGTCTGGCTCTATGCCCGCCAGCGTCGACGGGCGGGCAAGATTGTTGCGGTTGACGTGGTTGAATCGGTTGACACGCGGCGTGAGAAATCTGATTAG